In Engraulis encrasicolus isolate BLACKSEA-1 chromosome 2, IST_EnEncr_1.0, whole genome shotgun sequence, the sequence gagggagatTGTTTACTTATACTTATCATGCCCCAGAATCAAAGTTTTGACGTCAGCTTTCTCCAGGCCTTATGTTGGATCCTGTGGGTTACATTTGGATTCCTAGTTGCAATGGAAAATAAAACTGGTACTTGATGAAGTTAAGACATGCGTAACACAGTGCAGATGTATAAAAGAAATCATATCAGATAAGAGGGGTACACATTTGGGACATGGCACAAATCGGCAAAGTAATTTGGAgaccaaaaaaatgaaatgaaatataagCCATAAGTGTATTTCTGGAACAGAGCAGTCACAACCCCCTCACTGATAGTcgttcagtcatacacacatgcgcacacatacacacatgcaaacacacacatgcacacacacatgtgcgaacacacacacacactctttctctttctctctctctctctttctctctctctctctctatctctctctctattcattctTAAGTAAAGTGTGCCAATGTTATGCTCTTTATGCCCCTTTAGTTTCCAAAACCTATGATTCACTCAAttgccaaagcagagcagagtacTGTATTTAGGCACGCAAGGCCGAGGGACATGTGTTTGGATGCTGTCATGCCCTCTCCTGGTCCCTGATTTGCTGGCTAATTGGAAACAGAGCAGGTCCTCTGGGCCACCACAAACAGTAGCATAGCCCTCTCTCTCCAGGAGGCCTGGATGGCTCCCGTGGCCCTCTTCCCCCCACACGCGGGGCCCCTCCTGCCTGTCAGGACTCAGCTCCACGCCCTCTGAGCGATGCCACTCGGGACCCTCTGCCCTCCTGGCAGAAGAAGACAAGCCTGTCTTCAGAGTACAAGTAAAATCCCCTTCGCATGTACTGCATTTGTTGCAACTAATTACCGAGCCAGCTGACTCCAATTAGTGCGAGTATTCAGCCTAGATGAGACAATTGGAGGAATGACCTGTTTTTGTGTGCGCAGGCTAAACCAATTGTTTCGAGGGCTTTTACCTTGTGGCGCTGGTGTTTTCTGTTTTGCTCTGAAGGAAACTGGAAAAAAACTCAACGCAACTGTACAGAGGAAGAAAAGTTATGTTCACCCTCATAGCTCATCTGTGGAGAGCTCAGCCAGGGAGCTCAGCTCGATGGTGATGGGGCACACGTTAGGGGGAAGAAGCCTTTGGGGCTACGCAGCACATTCATCACAATGATCTACTGTCGAAAACGTTTTTACACATTTTGCTCGTACAGAGCTCTGCTAGAGTTGGGTAACCAGGCCTTGGGGAGTTAGCGCCGGGGCTACAATGGATGCGCTTAAGTTACGTTAAGTTGCATCAGAAATGTATTGGAAAGAATGGTCTTATTTTGGAGTGTTCGCTGCACTGCGGTGTCTGGTGTAGCCAGTTCCGTTGATTATGGAAGCTATTGTTGTTATGGCAGATATCTATGACTTATCTATCTGACGtattgtttctcaacgggggcgttggtgagccctaggggggggcgttgagaaggatgcattTGAATGGAGGCGgcgcttagttcccattgggggacattagtctatttcatttttcaatactaaggggggcattggcaggcttatgatgaggtcaagggggcgttgggaggcttatgatgaggtcaagggggcgtttgttcaaaaaaggttgagaaccactgaataaCGCATCCACTGTCAGGGTCCAGACTCTTTATTTGTTCCACCCATTCAGTGTATTCTAACGAGCAAATAGCTGAAATTGCCTGTGTTTGGGGAATGAATAAAACTAATGTGTTTCAGAACTCAACATTTTCTGAAGCCTGGTTTATTTCCCACTGATAGGCTGCACGTCTGTGAATCTTAGATTTTGTCAACTCCAGCTTCTCAAGTTTAGAGTTTTACGATTCCAAGTGATTTATCACCATGCGAAAAAAAACAGGCATGGATAACAATGAATCAATGACGTCATGGTTTCTGATTGAACTTGTATAGGCAGCCTCGAATACGAGTGTTGAGAAACTTTAGTCGTGATTTCAACCGTTTCTTCTCCACATCACGGTCGCTGTTTTGGTTGAAATCAATTTCACTGTAGTCATGTTGATTCCCCCCCAACGTGCTGCATGAGTGTCCGCTTTGAAAAGAAATTTAAATAAAAGAAGAATGCTCTGACCCAAATTCCTCCGCTGAGATTTGGAGATCTGGATCACCAGGATTTATTGAGGTTGTGCGGAATCCGGCACGGACACACTGGTactaggggagggaggagagcaagggaggggGCAGACAGCTTGAAAGCATTAGGGCCTAATACACCATGGCCGTATGAATGACACTCTGCTGAAGCCTTTTGCACTaatacacacgctctctctcactgccgctcgctctcacacacactcacttatgtTCACTTTGTTCATGTCCGCAACTCATAATACATTTACTGTATTTACACAAGGACATAACTTTTATACaacacccaatacacacacacacacacacacacacacacacacacacacacacacacacacacgcacacgcacacatgtatttgTCTATGTTTCCCACATGAGCACCCACACACTCAGTTCAGACCCTCTCAAACAGGCACGCGTAAAACACACTCACTGTGTCaatgtcttcctctttctcacatgctctctctctctctctctctctctctgtctctgtctctctctctctctctctctctctctctctctctcacacacacacacacacacacacacacacacacacacacacacacacacacacacacacacacacacacacacacacacacacacacacacacacacacacacacacacacacaatgcagattTCATAAAATAGCCTGAGGACTTTACTGGCATGAATTCAATACAGGCATGGTACACTTTGTTTGTCACACTCCTTTGTTCAAGTGTCTTACACAGGAAACTGACAACCGCTCACAGAAAAAACACCATGTAAGGTGAGAAATAAAACCAGAAAGAGGACACAGAAATAGGGAAGTCACCAAACCAAAACCTCCCTTTGCGACCTCTTGGGTCTTCACTGACCAGTGGCCTTGTGGTTAGATTACCACATCATTTTCAAGCCGCAGTCTGCTGCTGTTGTGGCTGCTTGTTGCCACAACTGCCCCTTTCTGCGGAAAAGGGTTTCATCTTCAAATCTATACATAGGCCACCTATGACTCGTCATGCTAGTTCACATCTTTTAaatgacaattatgtatgataatgtgctatacaggTAATTttcattggttgattgattgattgagtgattgatCTTTTGTTATGACAGTACTTGGCCATTACGCTATTTCTTATCATTTTTGAGGCTGGCTTTGAGCTGTTGGggattgtttgacacattttccgaTCCTTCATGACCAAAGATTTAACATGTGGAGATGACTTACTGACACAGCATAGGCCCATAGGCCTATTTATGGTTGGTTTTAGGTATGCTCAAGAAAATAAAACCTTTTTGCTCAGAGATATAGGTCTGTAAATGTATTGCTGATCATAACCAGAAAACATTTACTTTTTTAATAATTCTAATGCAAATTCATGTCTTGTTTTCAAATATTAAACATCTCAAGTTTGCTTTCTTGCTCGCtctttctacctccctctctctctctctctctctctctctctctctctctctctttctctctctctctctctctcacacacacacacacacacacacacacacacacacacacacacacacacacacacacacacacacacacacacacacacacacacacacacatgccttcagCCTTTCAACAGGTGTAAGTGTGCAGGTGTCAGTGATTTACTGAGATCTTGTTCTGACATGCATCTAGAGTTGTGGAATTACAGGAGGAGCAGGCCAGCGAAGCGCCAGCCCGAATCAAAACAAGATGTCTCTAACACACTCCCCACCTCTCTTCCTACCACTCTATCAATCTCCTATCTTTAGTTGGAGGAACCAGTAGACCTAACTGcctgaaacagaaaaaaagatctTCATCCAGCAGGATGCTTTCCAATTAAAATAGCAGCTGTCTCAAATATAGTGTGTGGTAGGTCTTTTGTTAGGCTAGCCTACAAGTTGTTTGtatgtgagtttttttttcttattaggCTAAGCATGCTATCCAATAAGCAAATTGTTAGTCTTTAATAATAAAGGCCATCAGGTTTATTGCCATTAAAAAGTGAAAGCTGGTGGGGACAAAGTTTGCCCTGTCGTTTAACCTCCAAGCCAGTCTAGAGGAATGCGCTTGTGCGCAAGCGTGGTCCATCCCGTCAGCTGGGGCTGTGACGTAGGGTGGAATTTGAGCTGTCGTAAAGATAGGCTACTCACTGCGCTCTTGAGGAACGCAAACTCCGAGGTGCCAGCGTAGGTGAACGGACTTGACACGATGTGAATTAACCCTGGCGCTATAAAAAAAGTTACCGGTTAATTAATGCTCTTTCGGTGTTTGTTATGGCGTGTTTAGGGGTAAACAATGTAGGTTGAGTTGCTACAACGGATTTTCATTTTACCTGAAGCTTCAAGCAACTTGCCATTGGAAAAGAAAGACGGTTGGACAAAAAAATGCTCTCACCGTTTTTGGCATTTTTACTGACTGTTGCGATTCTGTGTCGGATAGCAGTTTCACAGTATTCCAGTGACCAGTGTAGTTGGAGAGGAAGGTGAGTAACAAAAGAAACACAAACAGAGTAAACTGCCTTTTTTTCTTTGCTACGAACTGTCAGATGCTTACTTACTTTTTTTCGGAGGGGACGCAGCCACTGTTTGTCCGTGAGGATGCAACTTCGCAGTTGTTCAGATCTGCTGAACTTTAATTTGCAGTAAAGATAAATGCACCATTCCATCGGCAACCCAATTCAGTATCCTTAATAATTGCCTATGACTTTCCATACCTTCGGTGAGGAAAACAATACGCTATTTCTGCATGATTTAATGAAACGTCGACTGTTGTCTGGTTGAGGCTTTCGCCTTGAGTtctaggggagaaaaaaaaacatttctgtcgGTTGGTGATGCGACTGAACTATTTGCGCTGAACAAGTGGATGCGATTCTAAAATCCTTGTCGATTATCACTTTTTTCATTTGCGTTAGCAAATGTCTGGTTAGGTTTGTGAAGGGGGGAGAGCTATTCATATCGACGGTAGGCTATGCCTAAACGTAGTCTAGTTCTacagtttgcttttttttttttttttgcatcgcCCAGTGAAGGATGAGTCGTCTGGATAAATGTGTTTCAAGCAGCGTCTTTTCTGTTTCATGGTGACCGCGAGCTTGTATGATCTTCTTTAGATATTTACAGTATCAAACAAGCCTTTCTATGGCTTCTCGAGAGCTTCACTGAAAGACAGAGTGCCCATTCGCACTGAAACTCCAGTTAAAGGAAACGACCTTGGTCAGTTTAACGCTCAGTGCAAGTTTAGTCTGTTGTGAAACTATCGGAAGTATAGCTTGGTTTCTGCCATACTGAAGAAGCGGTACCCCGCAGAGTATCGAATTTACTCTGCCCTATCATAAATCCCGACTGGCACTGATTAAGAATAGGGAGTTTTGTACACTTTGGCAAGAGATTAAGTAGCCTGGCCTTGGTGTTTTGAGACGGGCGCCTTGTACACTCAGGACTGTAAATATTCCTTTCAGTACTGTAGTCGTTCTCTACTTATCTTCTGAACTGAATGTTTAAAATGAGCACTTTCACATTTATTTTGGTCAAGGCTTTTAAGATTTACTTCTTTAGCTCCACTTGAACACACATGGCAGTCGAAACGATGGGAATCAGTTGGccaaacttttttgtctttcAGATGGCTGGATCAATTGGGGGTATGTATCTCAGTGGGACGACTGgatatgctactgtactgcaccttGTTAATAGGGACAGTGTCATCCTAATGGGCAAAGTCTGGGCCACTAATGTGAAATTGAAAATGACAATCATCTCTCAAATGCATCTCTTGCATCTCTAAACGCCCCATTATTTATAAAGGTACAGCTGTATATCATTTTAgtatgggcctgtgtgtgtgtgtgcccatatatATTGTTGAGTGTTGGGAGAATCTACATGTAATGGCCTTTTGCCTAGCTTGTTGCCTATAGATAGTGTGTGGTAATGGCCCTAGAAGGTCAAGCATAGAGGAGAGCAGCAGCATGACATGCCAAAAGGCTGAAAAACTGATGATCTGTTGTCAATTAGCCACCAGACCCCCCAATACTGCAGGCAAGAAGCTATATAGGATTTTAAAAAGCAGCGTAATTAGAGAGGAGCCGGAGAGCGGCCTGCCTGGCTGGCGTGTGGGGCCTCAGCTGCACATGTTGCGCCTCAAGAGGACCAGGGAGAAGATAGATTTAAGGCTCCCCCGCCATCCGCCATTTATCCCGCTCGCCACTCGCTCTGAGCCGCTTGGGTTTGAAGTCGGGGCGTCCCCTCTGTGGAGCAGGCAGCCCTCTAACCGCCGGCCGAGGTTGTGGGTGGCAATGGGAGGCAGATGGCTGACTtctttcaatttttttctttcacgcCCCCCTGtactgctttttaaaaaaaaatcccaaaagagCCTCAGATGATGGGCTGGAGGAGTAGAGGGCAGGCGGAGCAGAGGGTCTCTGGGTGGCCTCCGGCCAGAGATAGAAGTGCTGGACAGGCCAGGAGTTCcactactctttctttctttctttctttctttctttctttctttctttctttctttcttgctattCTCCTTTGAGCAACTGTGTGCAAGTCTTTCTTTGTGTCATTCTTTCTGtcatgtctgtctttttttcttttcctccatcttCTTTTCCTCTGGGCTTTTGCAAATTGCTCCTGGAAGAAGGTACGCTGTTCTGCGTGCTCTGGGTGCGTGACCTGCATGTGCTCTTGTGTCGTCATGCTGCCAGCTCTAGGCTACCGTCTCCCCGTGCCTGGGCCGTGCCGAGCGAGCTCCTGCCTCAGCCCCCACCTCAGCACTGGCCACTATATGCCTCCTCCGggcctcgctcgctcactcgctctctcgacTTCTGTTTCAAGTAGTTTCACAGAGGCCGGGTGCCAGGCCCCGTTATGCCAAAGTGACGAAAGGAGAACATGGCACcacaaagagaagagggagaaaagagcaaccgagagagagagaaagcatgaaagagaaggggagagagagagagagagagagggaggagaaaaggagggctGAGGCCTGTTGAGCTGGGCCCATGCACGTGACTGGTCATGCAGGCGGTCTCGCGCGTGGGCCTCAACACCTTGTGTGAAACAACATTAACTGCATTCTTTCTTCTCCCATTCTACCATCGGAGAAAGCCTTCTCCTTGGCATGAGGTTCAGCTTGGAGTCAGTTCAGGCGCAAACTGCTCTTAACAATTACTTTTAAGCCCCAAAGCCCCCTTTGAAGCTGGCTCTTTTCTCCACAGTCCAAAGTAAAGTgaaactgacaaaaaaaaaattccaGCCGCCGTATTTGGGAGACTTTCACTGTTTCGGATGCTTGCGTTACCCACTTTACCGACCTACTACTGTGCATAATTATGAAGGAGAAAAAGGGGTTCGTTTTGATTGGGTGGTGCACTTGATGAAGTACGTCAACCTGTGTCAAAGTTGGAACTCGTCTCAACTCTAGAGAAATACCTATTTTTCCAAAAGCTGTGGTTTAGAGTTAGGAATGAAAACCATATATCATTGCCTACATTAATCCCTCTGCTGCTCTAGCCAACGCTCAGTAAGAAGGATGTAGGtgtcaccacaaaatgacacgcCTTCTCCTTAACGTATGCCTGATATTTTTAATCATAATGGTGCCATTGAAAAGCAAGTATACAGTCACTGAACCTGGTATGGTTCCTTTTACAGTTTAGACCTCAGGGCCTTGTTTGATTCTAATATGAGACGATGCTGTCTTGATTTAGACATCTGTGTCTCTGAGATAAACTGTTGCTTGACGTTTTTGCGGGGAAGGGGGATGGTGGGGAAGGGCTGGTAAAGAGAGTACTACATGGATTCAACTTTATGAATTCTGTCTCTCATTGTCAAACAAATGGAACAATGAAAGGGCTCTTTTGTGCTTGGTGGATGACTGACAGAACCTAACcgcttcctgctctctctctccctctctttcttaccTGCCCCCcggctcttctctctccttctctctttcccaacCCTCCTtgtctcctactctcctctccactgtcctTCTTGGtccttggcctctctctctctctctctctctctctctctctctctcgctctcgccctctcgctctctctctctctctctctctctcgctcgctctctctctctcgctcgctctctctctctctctctcgctctcgctctcgctctctcgctctctcgctctctcgctctctcgctctctctctctctctctgctctgctctgctctcttcttctctcctttcctctcttcttcctgcctctgacccctctctctttttctcttccccaacactcttctcctcttccccaacactcttctcctcccctctcttcttctcctttacCCCAACCttgttccccctcctcccctccctccatcccctctgcAGTGGTCTGACCCACGAGGGCCATGCGCGTGACGTGGAGCAGGTCTACCTGCGCTGCTCGCAGGGCGTGCTGGAGTGGCTCTACCCGACGGGCGCCATCATCGTCAACCTGCGGCCCAACACCGAGTCGGCCGTGGCGGCCTCCCGCCTCTCCGTCTGCATCAAGCCCTCGTCCGAGTCCAGCGGCACCAACCTGTACCTGGACAAGGCGGGCAAGCTGCGGCTGCTGGTGCGGGACGAGGAGCAGGCGGCGGCGCGCGTGCACTGCTTCGGCATCCAGCAGGGGGCGCTGTTCGTGGAGGCCGTGCTGCACCAGGACATCAGCCGCCGCATCACCGCCTTCCAGTACGAGCTGGTGCCAGACCTGCCCGGCAGCAACTCGCTCTCGGGTAAGCTTTTAATTTGACATGTTAGTCCCTGGTTGGAAGCATCTTGACTGGCTCACGTTcgtaatgaagtgtgtgtgtgtgtgtgtgtgtgtgtgtgtgtgtgtgtgtgtgtgtgtgtgtgtgtgtgtgtttgtttgtgtgagagcatgctgttgcatgctctctctctctgtctctctctctgtctctctctctgtctgtctctctctctctctctctctctgtctgtctctctctctctgtctctctctctgtctctctctctctctctctctctctctctctctctctctctctctggtaggtAGCAGTTCACCCATGACTtctcattttctgtgtgtgtgtgtgtgtgtgtgtgtgtgtgtgtttttgagaatGCTTGTTTGTGTATCTGGGCTTATGCTGTTATCCCTCTCTGGTAGGTAACCGTTCACCCAGTACATGTAGAAGTGTCTTTGTGAATGAGAGGCAAAtatgtctttttctgtgtgtgtatgggcgtgtgtTTGGGCATATGCtcctcatgtgtgcgtgtggtgcctGCTGCTTCAGGCTCTAATGGTGTATGTTGATGAGGATAATTATAGTTGTGAGTTACATTTCTTGGCTTCTCTGGTCTGGCTTGCCGTTGCCCTCATGGGCTGAAAAAGGG encodes:
- the metrnla gene encoding meteorin-like protein, which encodes MLSPFLAFLLTVAILCRIAVSQYSSDQCSWRGSGLTHEGHARDVEQVYLRCSQGVLEWLYPTGAIIVNLRPNTESAVAASRLSVCIKPSSESSGTNLYLDKAGKLRLLVRDEEQAAARVHCFGIQQGALFVEAVLHQDISRRITAFQYELVPDLPGSNSLSAPCQPCTDAEVLLAVCTSDFVAEGSIVGVQEEVEEERSSVTVSLTRLHRQKTRVFVSGGGRAKRWTGRVKMPRQCGVKPGEAQGEGEFLFTGAVRFGEAWLGCAPRYKDFLRAYKKAEILGTNPCHVDTD